A portion of the Rhodococcus pseudokoreensis genome contains these proteins:
- a CDS encoding acetoacetate decarboxylase family protein produces the protein MTSHQVLGRQVEMPVEIRAASAFTAMYSVPTAAAQSLIDDTGLEILQFRPGRGVCVLVFVDYVDGDLGPYNEFGVSFLVRDHRAAGTSVPQDLKTLAQGRAGALIHHLPVDGDFTLAAGRGIWGFPKVLAHFDVDHSGSVKRGSVSQGGRLIAQLSVKQGIPVPGSGASTSLAAYSHLDGLTRFTTWDMSPTGVRSRPGGAELKLGSHPIADELRSLGLPKRALLTSSISELKMTFGDAQPV, from the coding sequence GCGTTCACGGCGATGTATTCGGTGCCGACCGCCGCGGCCCAGTCGCTGATCGACGACACCGGACTCGAGATCCTGCAGTTCCGGCCCGGGCGCGGTGTGTGCGTGCTGGTGTTCGTCGACTACGTGGACGGCGACCTCGGCCCGTACAACGAATTCGGGGTGTCGTTCCTCGTCCGCGACCACCGGGCCGCCGGCACCTCGGTCCCGCAGGATCTCAAGACGCTGGCCCAGGGCCGGGCCGGCGCGCTGATCCACCACCTGCCGGTCGACGGCGACTTCACCCTGGCCGCCGGCCGCGGCATCTGGGGCTTCCCGAAGGTTCTCGCCCATTTCGACGTCGACCATTCCGGGTCCGTCAAACGCGGGTCGGTGAGCCAGGGCGGTCGGCTGATCGCCCAGTTGAGTGTCAAACAGGGCATTCCGGTGCCGGGGTCGGGCGCGAGTACGTCGCTCGCCGCCTACTCGCATCTGGACGGACTGACCCGATTCACCACCTGGGACATGAGCCCGACCGGCGTCCGCTCCCGGCCGGGGGGCGCGGAACTGAAACTGGGCAGCCATCCGATCGCCGACGAACTGCGGTCGCTGGGGCTTCCGAAGCGGGCGCTCCTCACGTCGTCGATTTCCGAACTGAAGATGACGTTCGGGGACGCGCAGCCCGTCTGA